A stretch of Lathyrus oleraceus cultivar Zhongwan6 chromosome 6, CAAS_Psat_ZW6_1.0, whole genome shotgun sequence DNA encodes these proteins:
- the LOC127094432 gene encoding uncharacterized protein LOC127094432, which translates to MESRKRNIYSFKFKDPDLKSLHDLVSQMHPVYRINFGKNYGNLLSILNQQVDYTALITLAQFYDLRLRCFTFQDFQLATTLEEFKRLVRIPMKNKPLFEGIDESLPLEVIASALHMDEKEEEANLETKGNTKGFSLIFLLERAHTLLKAENWDACYSAIALAIYGIVLFPNMDGFVDMTAICVFLTRNPVPTLLANVYYYISHRYTKKKGLIACCAPLLYQWFLEHLPKTGAWVEQTNVSWPQRLGSLRYEDVFWYSKEYINVDIIFSCGDFPNLPLIATQGCVSANPVLSLRQLDYPMEGPSEEKSLEAFLLLDFGIENPSLFQRIKEAWKNVNQKGKADLGRENGITKEPYFQWVKERVEMIKMPFVIRAPVPLPEPKLTHVPIEEVEELKTTMAKLEKENEELQIKLQQTINEKNTMKWELERKEAQLQAHVEKFKKEEHKRKNIKVGLEQVDHCLDTLKESLRQDNSIWLKERDYVIEDYESFKKTIDFLQGDRDKFRAKLDGLVGFCNWAAKELPWKLRDAVEELREDSTPPAIISFILLCKRLLKRFKEELEELQARKSAV; encoded by the exons ATGGAATCAAGAAAAAGAAACATTTACTCTTTCAAGTTCAAGGATCCTGATCTAAAGAGCTTACATGACTTGGTCTCTCAGATGCACCCGGTATACAGAATCAACTTTGGGAAGAATTATGGCAATCTGCTCAGCATCCTCAATCAACAAGTGGACTATACAGCTTTAATCACTTTGGCCCAATTCTATGACCTACGtttaagatgcttcacattccaagacttccaGCTAGCAACAACGTTGGAAGAATTCAAGCGTCTTGTTAGGATTCCTATGAAGAACAAGCCACTATTTGAAGGGATAGATGAATCTTTGCCCCTTGAGGTCATTGCTAGTGCGCTTCACATGGATGAAAAGGAAGAAGAGGCTAACTTAGAGACCAaagggaataccaaaggattttcACTAATTTTTCTCTTGGAAAGAGCTCATACCCTATTGAAAGCAGAAAATTGGGATGCTTGTTACTCTGCTATTGCATTGGCCATCTATGGCATCGTCCTGTTCCCAAATATGGATGGTTTCGTAGATATGACTGCCATTTGTGTTTTCCTTACTAGGAACCCAGTACCCACTTTGTTAGCCAATGTATACTATTACATAAGTCATAGGTATACTAAGAAGAAgggattgattgcttgttgtgctcctttattATATCAGTGGTTTCTAGAACATCTTCCAAAGACAGGTGCTTGGGTTGAACAAACAAATGTTAGTTGGCCTCAGAGATTGGGATCACTCCGATATGAGGATGTATTTTGGTACTCCAAAGAATACATCAACGTGGACATCATATTCAGTTGTGGAGATTTCCCAAATCTACCGCTTATTGCAACTCAAGGATGTGTGAGTGCTAATCCAGTTCTATCACTCAGACAACTTGACTACCCAATGGAAGGCCCTTCAGAGGAAAAGTCTTTGGAAGCTTTTTTATTACTTGACTTTGGGATTGAGAATCCTAGCTTATTCCAACGAATCAAAGAAGCTTGGAAGAATGTCAATCAAAAAGGGAAAGCTGATTTAGGGAGAGAaaatgggattacaaaagaaccatattttcagtgggtaaaggaaagggtgGAGATGATCAAAATGCCATTCGTCATTCGAGCACCTGTACCTCTTCctgaacctaagctcacccatgtcCCTATTGAAGAAGTGGAGGAACTTAAGACCACCATGGCCAAGttagaaaaagagaatgaagagttgCAGATAAAACTCCAACAAACCATCAATGAGAAAAACACCATGAAATGGGAGCTTGAGAGAAAAGAGGCACAACTTCAGGCACATGTGGAGAAGTTCAAAAAAGAGGAGCATAAGAGAAAAAATATCAAAGTGGGATTAGAACAAGTTGATCATTGTTTAGATACTCTTAAGG AATCATTACGCCAAGACAACTCCATATGGTTGAAAGAGCGAGACtatgtgattgaagattatgaatcctttaagaagaccatagaCTTCCTACAAGGAGATAGGGATAAGTTTCGTGCAAAACTCGATGGGCTAGTGGGGTTCTGTAATTGGGCGGCTAAAGAATTACCATGGAAGTTAAGAGACGCAGTCGAAGAATTGAGGGAAGATAGCACTCCTCCAGCCATAATCAGTTTCATTCTACTCTGTAAAAGGTTGCTGAAGAGATTCAAGGAGGAACTAGAAGAGCTTCAGGCCAGAAAGTCAGCAGTTTAA